Proteins encoded by one window of Porphyromonas vaginalis:
- a CDS encoding nitroreductase family protein, with product MNPEDLYALYRERQSDRRFADRPVPQEVLERILNNALLAPSATNQQPWSIVAVSEPETAQRVGQAVIKGVTNMNKFALEAPVHLLIVAERGRWVARMGSRMMKVDYRPIDLGILVAHIVLAAQAEGVGSCILGWINDTAVRKELGIPDKRQVVLDILIGYSEQPTREKKRKSPDEVIHWNKW from the coding sequence ATGAACCCTGAAGATCTATACGCTCTCTATCGGGAGCGTCAGAGCGATCGTAGATTTGCTGACCGCCCTGTACCGCAGGAGGTGCTGGAGCGCATCCTAAACAACGCCCTGCTGGCGCCCTCTGCAACCAATCAGCAGCCCTGGAGTATCGTAGCAGTCTCCGAGCCAGAGACTGCGCAGCGTGTGGGGCAGGCGGTCATCAAAGGGGTGACAAATATGAATAAGTTTGCCCTGGAGGCACCCGTACATCTACTGATCGTAGCGGAGCGGGGACGCTGGGTGGCGCGTATGGGTAGCCGCATGATGAAGGTGGACTACCGACCCATAGACCTAGGCATCCTCGTGGCACACATCGTCCTCGCAGCTCAGGCAGAGGGCGTCGGAAGCTGCATACTAGGCTGGATCAACGATACCGCCGTGCGCAAAGAACTGGGCATACCAGACAAGCGTCAGGTGGTCCTAGACATCCTCATTGGCTACTCGGAGCAACCAACTCGAGAGAAGAAGCGCAAGAGTCCCGACGAGGTGATCCACTGGAACAAGTGGTGA